One Candidatus Paceibacterota bacterium genomic region harbors:
- a CDS encoding methyltransferase domain-containing protein: protein MNNAIEKELRFRMSQTVFGHDGGEADIETFFRNTYTRGSSKRTRYERLIDAHLACSLERILEIGAGAGDFSIFCKKKYPQHEYYVSELSQPLLTRNIVKAAKFFDTSLAGMHTHSFPAEKIPFPNEFFDQIYIRAAVHHFDDPHQAFREIHRSLKRGGIVLFINDPVVLNIPLYKQFTKLFFCRKERARGENENIYTLGEYFSFGASFASRRFSVDEFYKEDFRSGVQKWHGPKKYIGIFVSRTSWLLDRYLIYRWRAAGIFEFTK from the coding sequence ATGAACAATGCTATTGAAAAGGAGCTGCGCTTTCGGATGTCCCAGACGGTCTTTGGGCACGATGGCGGAGAAGCCGATATCGAAACTTTTTTTCGCAATACCTATACCCGAGGAAGTTCCAAGCGCACCCGCTATGAAAGATTGATTGACGCACATCTAGCGTGTTCCCTAGAACGAATCCTTGAGATTGGCGCGGGGGCCGGGGATTTCAGCATATTTTGCAAAAAAAAGTATCCGCAACACGAATATTATGTGAGCGAGCTTTCTCAACCCTTATTGACCAGAAATATTGTGAAAGCCGCCAAATTTTTTGATACGAGTCTCGCGGGAATGCATACGCACTCTTTTCCGGCTGAAAAAATACCTTTCCCGAATGAATTTTTTGACCAAATATACATACGTGCTGCCGTACACCACTTTGATGATCCGCACCAGGCATTCCGAGAAATACATCGATCGTTAAAACGAGGCGGGATTGTTCTTTTTATCAACGATCCCGTCGTTCTAAATATTCCGCTATATAAGCAGTTTACGAAACTTTTTTTCTGTAGAAAAGAACGGGCACGCGGTGAAAATGAGAACATCTATACACTCGGGGAATATTTTTCGTTCGGCGCGTCCTTCGCTAGCCGCCGCTTCTCCGTCGACGAGTTTTATAAGGAAGACTTTCGGAGCGGTGTTCAAAAATGGCATGGACCAAAGAAATACATCGGCATCTTCGTCTCACGCACGAGTTGGTTGCTAGACAGGTATCTGATCTATCGCTGGCGTGCCGCGGGTATTTTCGAATTCACGAAGTAA